The Roseibaca calidilacus genome has a window encoding:
- a CDS encoding cytochrome c1, with amino-acid sequence MFKKLAVSTITAALLASSPALAAGGLGKITDYDFSFEGPFGTYDRNQLQRGLQVYTEVCSSCHGLEKVAFRNLSDPNGPELPDDQMRAYAEMFEIWDPELRDWRTATAPDHFPESQFEGAPDLSLMAKSRVGFSGPYGLGINQLMNGMGGAEYIASFTNGFNGDEKFEAGSMFYYNEASSSWVSMAPVLYDDGVEYADGTTATADQQAQDVAAFLMWAAEPKMVERKQAGFVGVIFLSVLAALLYLTNKQLWAPIKRAAKED; translated from the coding sequence ATGTTCAAGAAACTCGCCGTTTCCACGATCACGGCAGCCTTGCTTGCCAGTTCTCCGGCCCTTGCGGCCGGGGGGCTGGGGAAGATCACCGATTACGACTTTTCGTTCGAAGGCCCTTTCGGCACCTATGACCGTAACCAGCTTCAGCGCGGGCTTCAGGTCTATACGGAAGTGTGCTCCTCGTGCCACGGGCTGGAAAAGGTTGCTTTCCGCAACCTGAGCGACCCGAACGGCCCGGAACTGCCCGACGACCAGATGCGCGCCTATGCGGAAATGTTCGAAATCTGGGACCCGGAATTGCGCGACTGGCGCACCGCCACCGCGCCAGACCATTTCCCCGAATCGCAGTTCGAGGGCGCACCTGACCTAAGCCTGATGGCCAAGTCGCGTGTCGGGTTCTCTGGTCCCTACGGTCTGGGCATCAACCAGCTAATGAACGGCATGGGCGGCGCAGAATACATCGCGTCCTTCACCAACGGCTTTAACGGCGACGAGAAATTCGAAGCCGGGTCGATGTTCTACTACAACGAGGCTTCGTCAAGCTGGGTGTCGATGGCACCGGTGCTGTATGATGACGGGGTGGAATATGCCGATGGCACGACCGCGACCGCTGATCAGCAGGCGCAAGATGTCGCCGCTTTCCTGATGTGGGCCGCAGAACCCAAGATGGTTGAGCGTAAGCAGGCCGGGTTCGTCGGTGTCATCTTCCTGTCGGTTCTGGCCGCATTGCTGTATCTGACCAACAAGCAGCTTTGGGCGCCCATCAAGCGGGCCGCCAAAGAAGACTGA
- a CDS encoding DMT family transporter, with protein MSDNLRGALLMTLAMAGFALEDMFIKLLSGTIPVGQILFMLGASGALVFGLFANAKGQKLFSADMASRAMIIRNIGEVVGTVGFVLGFVLASLSTASAILQATPLVVTLGAALFLGAQVGWKRWMAILAGLFGVLLIVRPGMAGFEPASLWAVIGVLGLATRDLATRAAPMRISGFQMSAWAFGLMAPTGLAMMWVMGSRAVWPEGLQLAYLACTLIIGVIAYYMVVAAMRVGDIPVVTPFRYTRMVFALFVALLVFGERPDTLTYIGAAIIVAAGLFTLWRETRRPSLGRARQV; from the coding sequence ATGTCGGACAATCTGCGCGGCGCCCTGCTGATGACCTTGGCCATGGCCGGGTTCGCGCTGGAAGACATGTTTATCAAGCTTCTGTCCGGGACAATCCCGGTCGGGCAAATCCTGTTTATGCTAGGGGCCAGCGGCGCCTTGGTCTTTGGGCTGTTTGCCAACGCAAAGGGGCAAAAACTGTTCTCCGCCGATATGGCCAGCCGCGCCATGATTATCCGCAATATCGGAGAGGTCGTGGGCACGGTCGGCTTCGTGCTGGGTTTCGTGCTGGCCAGCTTGTCCACGGCCTCTGCCATTTTGCAGGCCACACCGCTGGTCGTAACATTGGGCGCGGCGCTGTTCCTTGGCGCGCAGGTCGGCTGGAAACGCTGGATGGCCATTCTGGCGGGCTTGTTCGGTGTCCTGCTCATCGTGCGGCCCGGCATGGCGGGGTTTGAGCCTGCCTCGCTCTGGGCCGTGATCGGCGTGCTGGGGCTGGCCACGCGCGACCTTGCCACCCGCGCCGCGCCCATGCGCATCTCTGGCTTTCAGATGTCGGCTTGGGCCTTTGGCCTGATGGCCCCCACTGGCCTTGCCATGATGTGGGTCATGGGCAGTCGCGCGGTCTGGCCCGAAGGGCTGCAACTGGCTTATCTGGCCTGCACGCTCATCATTGGCGTGATTGCCTATTACATGGTCGTCGCAGCCATGCGTGTGGGCGACATCCCGGTTGTCACGCCCTTCCGATACACCCGCATGGTCTTTGCGCTGTTCGTGGCCTTGCTGGTTTTTGGCGAACGCCCGGACACGCTGACCTATATCGGCGCCGCGATTATCGTGGCGGCTGGCCTGTTTACCCTGTGGCGGGAAACGCGCCGCCCTTCCCTTGGGCGCGCCAGACAGGTATAG
- the eno gene encoding phosphopyruvate hydratase: protein MSIIIDVIGREILDSRGNPTVEVDVILEDGTMGRAAVPSGASTGAHEAVERRDGDTSRYMGKGVLEAVAAVNGELAEALVGFDATEQVAIDAAMMELDGTANKGRLGANAILGVSMAVAKAAADYTGQPLFRYVGGTSARTLPVPMMNIINGGEHADNPIDIQEFMIMPVAADSIRDAVRMGAEVFHTLKKELHAAGLSTGIGDEGGFAPNLSSTRDALDFILKAIEKAGYTPGQDIYLALDCASTEYFKGGKYEMVGEGLSLSAAENVDYLAKLCDDYPIISIEDGCAEDDWDGWKLLTDRLGDRVQLVGDDLFVTNPARLADGIAKGCGNSLLVKVNQIGTLTETLAAVDMAHRARMTCVMSHRSGETEDATIADLAVATNCGQIKTGSLARSDRLAKYNQLIRIEEMLGETAIYAGRSILR from the coding sequence ATGAGCATTATCATCGACGTAATCGGCCGCGAGATCCTTGACAGCCGGGGCAACCCGACCGTGGAAGTGGATGTCATTCTGGAAGATGGCACCATGGGCCGCGCCGCCGTGCCCTCGGGTGCCTCGACCGGCGCGCATGAGGCGGTAGAGCGCCGCGATGGCGACACATCCCGCTACATGGGCAAGGGCGTGCTGGAAGCCGTCGCCGCCGTGAATGGCGAATTGGCAGAGGCGCTTGTGGGCTTTGACGCGACCGAACAGGTCGCCATCGACGCCGCCATGATGGAACTGGACGGCACCGCCAACAAGGGCCGTCTGGGCGCGAATGCCATTCTGGGTGTGTCCATGGCCGTGGCGAAAGCCGCCGCTGACTACACCGGCCAACCGCTGTTCCGCTATGTGGGCGGCACCTCTGCGCGCACCTTGCCTGTGCCGATGATGAACATCATCAACGGCGGCGAACATGCCGACAACCCGATCGACATTCAGGAATTCATGATCATGCCGGTCGCGGCAGATAGCATTCGCGACGCGGTGCGCATGGGTGCCGAAGTGTTCCACACGCTGAAAAAGGAACTGCATGCGGCAGGCCTGTCCACCGGGATTGGCGATGAGGGCGGCTTTGCGCCGAACCTGTCCAGCACCCGCGACGCGCTGGATTTCATTCTGAAAGCCATTGAAAAGGCAGGCTACACGCCGGGGCAGGATATCTACCTTGCGCTCGACTGCGCCTCGACCGAGTATTTCAAGGGCGGCAAGTATGAGATGGTGGGCGAAGGGCTGTCGCTGAGTGCGGCCGAGAATGTCGACTATCTGGCCAAGCTATGTGACGATTACCCGATCATCAGCATCGAAGATGGCTGCGCCGAAGATGACTGGGACGGCTGGAAACTGCTGACCGACCGTCTGGGCGACCGCGTGCAATTGGTGGGCGACGACCTGTTCGTCACCAACCCGGCGCGTCTGGCCGATGGCATCGCCAAGGGCTGCGGCAATTCGCTGCTGGTGAAGGTGAACCAGATCGGCACGCTGACCGAAACCCTGGCCGCCGTGGACATGGCCCACCGCGCGCGCATGACCTGCGTCATGTCGCACCGCTCGGGCGAGACCGAGGATGCGACCATTGCCGATCTGGCTGTCGCCACGAATTGCGGGCAGATCAAGACCGGTTCGCTGGCACGGTCTGACCGGTTGGCCAAGTATAACCAACTGATCCGCATTGAAGAAATGCTGGGTGAAACGGCGATCTATGCAGGCCGGTCAATCCTGCGCTAA
- the pnp gene encoding polyribonucleotide nucleotidyltransferase has translation MFNITKKSIQWGQETLTLETGKIARQADGSVIATLGETSVMANVTFAKEAKPGQDFFPLTVHYVEKYYAAGKVPGGFLKREARPSDKETLTSRLIDRPIRPLFVEGFKNEVLVICTVLSHDLVNEPDVVAMIAASAALTISGAPFMGPIGAARVGYANGEYILNPECQDMEKLRENAEQRLDLVVAGTKDAVMMVESEAYELTEAEMLGAVKFAHDSIQPVIDLIIDLAEDAAKEPFDFTPPDYSDLYAAVKAAGETQMRAAFALRDKQERVAAIAAARDAIKAALTEEQLADANLGSALKKLESSILRGDIINGAPRVDGRDTKTVRPIVAETSLLPRTHGSSLFTRGETQALCVTTLGTGDDEQFIDALTGTSKQSFLLHYNFPPYSVGEVGRFGPPGRREVGHGKLAWRALQAVLPAATDFPYTIRLVSEITESNGSSSMATVCGGSLSMMDAGVPLKAPVAGVAMGLILEDDGRFAVLTDILGDEDHLGDMDFKVAGTEAGITSLQMDIKVAGITFEIMEQALAQAKDARMHIMGEMAKALTAPQGFSQYAPKIETMQVPTDKIREVIGTGGKVIREIVEVSGAKVDINDDGVIKIASSDAEAIRRAYDMIYSIVAEPEVGKIYTGRVVKLVDFGAFVNFFGKRDGLVHVSQIENRRLNHPSDVLKEGQEVKVKLLGFDDRGKVRLAMKMVDQETGEEIAAEQAE, from the coding sequence ATGTTCAACATTACCAAGAAATCCATCCAGTGGGGCCAAGAAACCCTGACACTGGAAACCGGCAAGATTGCCCGTCAGGCTGACGGGTCGGTCATTGCCACGCTGGGCGAAACCAGCGTTATGGCCAACGTGACCTTCGCAAAAGAGGCCAAGCCGGGGCAAGACTTTTTCCCGCTGACCGTGCATTACGTTGAGAAATACTACGCAGCCGGCAAGGTGCCCGGCGGTTTCCTGAAGCGCGAAGCGCGCCCGTCCGACAAGGAAACCCTGACCTCGCGGCTGATCGACCGTCCGATCCGCCCGCTGTTTGTCGAGGGCTTCAAGAACGAAGTTCTGGTGATCTGCACCGTGCTGAGCCACGATCTGGTCAATGAACCCGACGTGGTCGCCATGATCGCCGCTTCCGCCGCGCTGACCATTTCCGGCGCGCCCTTCATGGGGCCGATTGGCGCTGCGCGCGTGGGCTATGCCAATGGCGAATACATCCTGAACCCCGAATGCCAAGACATGGAAAAGCTGCGCGAAAACGCCGAGCAGCGCCTTGATCTGGTCGTCGCGGGCACCAAGGACGCCGTGATGATGGTGGAATCGGAAGCCTATGAGCTGACCGAAGCCGAAATGCTGGGCGCGGTGAAATTCGCGCATGACAGCATTCAGCCGGTGATCGACTTGATTATCGACCTGGCCGAAGACGCCGCGAAAGAGCCGTTCGACTTTACGCCCCCGGATTACTCGGACCTGTATGCCGCCGTGAAGGCCGCTGGCGAAACCCAGATGCGTGCTGCCTTCGCCCTGCGCGACAAGCAAGAACGTGTGGCGGCGATTGCTGCCGCGCGCGACGCGATCAAAGCCGCGCTGACGGAAGAGCAACTGGCTGATGCGAACCTTGGGTCGGCGCTGAAAAAGCTGGAATCCTCCATCCTGCGGGGCGACATCATCAACGGTGCCCCCCGCGTGGACGGGCGCGACACCAAGACCGTGCGCCCCATCGTGGCCGAAACCAGCCTGCTGCCGCGCACGCATGGGTCCAGCCTGTTCACCCGTGGCGAAACGCAGGCTTTGTGCGTTACCACGCTGGGCACGGGCGATGATGAACAATTCATCGACGCGCTGACCGGCACCAGCAAGCAAAGCTTCTTGCTGCATTACAACTTCCCCCCCTATTCGGTGGGCGAGGTTGGGCGCTTCGGCCCTCCGGGACGGCGCGAAGTGGGCCATGGCAAGCTGGCATGGCGCGCGTTGCAGGCAGTTCTGCCTGCGGCAACGGATTTCCCCTACACCATCCGTCTGGTATCCGAGATCACGGAATCGAACGGGTCGTCCTCTATGGCAACCGTCTGCGGCGGGTCGCTGTCGATGATGGATGCGGGCGTGCCGTTGAAAGCGCCGGTTGCCGGTGTGGCCATGGGCCTGATTCTGGAAGATGACGGGCGCTTTGCCGTTCTGACCGACATTCTGGGCGACGAAGACCACCTTGGCGACATGGATTTCAAGGTCGCAGGCACGGAAGCAGGCATCACGTCCTTGCAGATGGATATCAAGGTTGCGGGCATCACGTTCGAGATCATGGAGCAGGCTTTGGCGCAAGCCAAGGACGCGCGGATGCATATCATGGGCGAAATGGCCAAGGCGCTGACCGCGCCGCAGGGCTTTAGCCAATATGCGCCCAAGATCGAAACCATGCAGGTGCCGACGGATAAGATTCGCGAAGTCATCGGCACGGGCGGCAAGGTTATCCGCGAGATCGTGGAAGTGTCGGGCGCGAAGGTCGACATCAACGACGATGGTGTCATCAAGATCGCCTCTAGCGATGCAGAGGCCATCAGACGCGCCTATGACATGATCTATTCGATCGTGGCAGAGCCGGAAGTTGGCAAGATCTACACAGGCCGCGTGGTGAAACTGGTCGATTTCGGTGCCTTCGTGAATTTCTTCGGCAAGCGTGATGGTCTGGTGCATGTCAGCCAGATCGAAAACCGTCGCCTGAACCACCCGTCGGATGTGCTGAAAGAAGGCCAAGAGGTGAAGGTCAAGCTGCTGGGTTTTGATGATCGCGGCAAGGTGCGTCTGGCCATGAAGATGGTCGATCAGGAAACCGGCGAAGAGATTGCGGCAGAGCAGGCCGAATAA
- the hemF gene encoding oxygen-dependent coproporphyrinogen oxidase, whose amino-acid sequence MTDPDFDDRKARAAAWFRALRDQIVAAFEAVEDSHGTGPMSDRAPGRFEVTDTKRHAPDGSDAGGGLMSVMRGGRVFEKVGVNVSAVYGQLGDAAQRSLTARKEIPGLDSDPRFWASGISLVAHMQNPHVPAVHLNTRMFWTPGAWWFGGGTDLNPCIEYPEDTADFHATLKAHCDPHGPDLYPRFKEWADEYFYIPHRKRARGVGGIFYDDYCTGDWDADFAFTQDVGKSFLPAFLAQVDRRRGMAWTDADKETQLIHRGLYAEYNLVYDRGTKFGLQTGHDPDAVLMSLPPFARWV is encoded by the coding sequence ATGACCGATCCTGATTTTGACGACCGCAAGGCCCGCGCCGCTGCATGGTTCCGCGCGCTGCGCGACCAGATTGTCGCGGCGTTCGAGGCGGTCGAGGACAGCCACGGCACCGGGCCCATGTCCGACCGCGCGCCCGGGCGGTTCGAGGTGACCGATACCAAGCGCCACGCGCCCGACGGTTCCGACGCAGGCGGCGGCTTGATGAGTGTCATGCGCGGCGGTCGGGTGTTCGAGAAGGTCGGCGTGAATGTCTCTGCCGTTTACGGCCAGTTGGGCGACGCGGCGCAGCGGTCCTTGACCGCGCGCAAGGAAATTCCGGGGCTGGACAGTGACCCACGCTTCTGGGCCAGCGGCATTTCCTTGGTCGCGCATATGCAAAACCCGCATGTCCCCGCCGTGCATCTGAACACCCGCATGTTCTGGACACCGGGCGCGTGGTGGTTCGGCGGCGGCACCGACCTGAACCCCTGCATCGAATACCCAGAGGACACGGCCGATTTTCACGCCACGCTGAAAGCGCATTGCGACCCGCATGGGCCGGATCTGTATCCGCGCTTCAAGGAGTGGGCGGATGAGTATTTCTATATCCCCCACCGCAAGCGCGCGCGGGGTGTGGGCGGCATTTTTTACGACGATTATTGCACCGGCGATTGGGACGCTGACTTTGCCTTTACCCAAGATGTAGGCAAATCCTTTTTGCCCGCATTTCTGGCGCAGGTGGACCGGCGGCGCGGCATGGCGTGGACGGATGCGGACAAGGAAACGCAGCTTATCCATCGCGGGCTATATGCCGAATACAACCTTGTCTATGACCGGGGCACCAAGTTTGGCCTGCAAACCGGGCACGACCCCGACGCCGTGTTGATGAGCCTACCGCCCTTCGCCCGCTGGGTGTGA
- a CDS encoding cation:proton antiporter produces MDIIAFSGAVALLFVVIGVSEPLAERLRLPFTVILAIMGALIGAVALTLSTSGLGDTLSPVVRRLLDLPIRSNVFLYILLPTLLFQVALVVNARRMLDDWVPILLMAVGAVLVSTVVIGYALTPFTSLPLAACLLIGAVVSTTDPSAVVSIFRNIAAPQRLTRIVEGESLLNDAAAIALFGFFLTFVMLGVPNPTLQEAALTFPWLIGGGVVLGWVFARVAIALMAVLPTFPRAQVSVSVALPYLTYIVAEQYAGASGVIAVVVAGLVLNLTGPSRLTPASWGYLREVWDILAYWAGAFIFILAALLIPRLMGDLRPSDLLLIGVIVVAAIAARAVMLFGVLPLLGRMRLSPRVDPSYRAAILWGGLRGAVTLALALAVTESALVPPAIKREVGILATGFTLFTLLVQGTTLRWMIARLGLNRLPALDEALSRQVIAVALQNVREAVSDSARDYQLTPDVIRSEAKRFAGRLDGAVADAESVDIPDRDRITLGLVALAGRERDLIIEHFRQQLFSSRLVERMLSDVDGLIERTRLGGRNEYRSTARRALGFGGRYRVAVWLNNRLRWSRPLEAMTADRFELLLNQQLVLQELHGFIAGKIRRIHGRRVADLLHELLRRRAEETASAIEGLRLQYPGYAEEIERRFLRRTSLRLEEREYETLFADGLIGRELHATLRTKLDAARKQLDERPRLDFALQREEFLRAFPVFDNMPADAHKRLARALTTYYVEPGKVLIRKGEVPRSVYFIASGAVEMERRGQKLRLGRGEFFGHLGMLTGQPRRAMVSAITHCTLFALDEARFRRLLARNTALQQAVEASARARGANVEKVMSQALPR; encoded by the coding sequence ATGGATATCATCGCTTTTTCCGGCGCGGTGGCGCTGCTTTTTGTCGTTATCGGCGTGTCAGAGCCGCTGGCCGAGCGTCTGCGCCTGCCTTTTACAGTGATCTTGGCGATCATGGGCGCGCTTATCGGTGCGGTGGCGCTGACGCTGTCCACCTCTGGCCTTGGGGACACGCTTAGCCCGGTGGTGCGGCGCCTGCTGGATTTGCCGATCCGGTCGAACGTGTTCCTGTATATTCTGCTGCCCACATTGCTGTTTCAGGTCGCGCTTGTGGTCAATGCGCGGCGGATGCTGGATGACTGGGTTCCCATCCTGCTGATGGCGGTGGGGGCGGTTCTGGTGTCTACCGTGGTGATCGGCTATGCGCTGACGCCGTTTACCAGCCTGCCCTTGGCGGCCTGTTTGCTGATTGGCGCGGTTGTGTCCACCACGGACCCGTCTGCCGTGGTCAGCATCTTTCGCAACATCGCCGCGCCGCAACGTCTGACCCGCATTGTCGAAGGTGAAAGCCTGCTGAACGACGCCGCCGCGATTGCGCTATTCGGGTTTTTCTTGACCTTTGTCATGCTGGGCGTGCCCAACCCGACCCTGCAAGAGGCGGCCCTGACCTTTCCGTGGTTGATCGGCGGCGGGGTGGTGCTGGGCTGGGTCTTTGCCCGCGTTGCCATTGCACTTATGGCGGTGCTGCCAACCTTTCCGCGCGCGCAAGTGTCGGTCAGCGTGGCCTTGCCTTACCTGACCTATATTGTCGCAGAACAATATGCCGGGGCCTCTGGCGTTATTGCGGTGGTCGTGGCCGGGCTGGTGCTGAACTTGACCGGTCCAAGCCGCCTGACGCCCGCAAGCTGGGGCTACCTACGAGAGGTCTGGGATATTCTGGCCTATTGGGCGGGGGCGTTCATCTTCATTCTGGCCGCGCTGCTTATTCCGCGCCTGATGGGCGACCTGCGCCCAAGCGATCTGTTGCTGATCGGGGTGATCGTGGTTGCGGCCATCGCGGCGCGCGCGGTCATGCTGTTCGGGGTTTTACCGCTACTGGGCCGGATGCGCCTGTCGCCACGGGTGGACCCAAGCTACCGTGCGGCCATCCTATGGGGGGGCTTGCGCGGTGCGGTTACGCTGGCGCTGGCGCTGGCGGTCACGGAAAGCGCGCTGGTGCCCCCGGCCATCAAGCGCGAGGTGGGTATTCTTGCCACCGGCTTCACGCTGTTCACGCTGCTGGTGCAGGGCACGACCTTGCGCTGGATGATCGCGCGTTTGGGGCTGAACCGCCTGCCCGCGCTGGACGAGGCACTGTCGCGGCAGGTCATTGCCGTTGCGCTGCAAAACGTGCGCGAGGCCGTGTCGGACAGCGCGCGCGACTATCAACTGACGCCCGATGTTATTCGGTCAGAGGCCAAGCGCTTTGCCGGGCGGCTGGACGGGGCGGTGGCCGATGCCGAAAGCGTCGATATTCCGGACCGCGACCGCATTACCTTGGGGCTGGTGGCGCTGGCCGGGCGCGAGCGCGACCTGATTATCGAGCATTTCCGCCAACAGCTCTTCTCATCCCGGTTGGTCGAGCGGATGCTGTCCGATGTTGACGGCCTGATCGAACGCACGCGGTTGGGCGGGCGCAACGAATACCGCAGCACCGCGCGGCGCGCGCTGGGCTTTGGTGGGCGCTACCGGGTCGCGGTGTGGCTGAACAACCGGCTGCGCTGGTCGCGCCCGCTAGAGGCCATGACCGCCGACCGGTTCGAACTGCTGCTGAACCAACAGCTTGTCTTGCAGGAATTGCACGGCTTTATCGCGGGCAAGATTCGCCGCATTCATGGCCGACGCGTGGCCGATCTGTTGCACGAATTGCTGCGCCGCCGGGCCGAGGAAACCGCCAGTGCCATCGAGGGGCTGCGCCTGCAATATCCCGGCTATGCCGAAGAGATCGAACGCCGCTTCCTGCGCCGCACCTCGCTGCGGCTGGAAGAGCGCGAATATGAAACGCTTTTTGCCGATGGGCTGATCGGGCGCGAATTGCACGCCACGTTGCGCACCAAGCTGGATGCGGCCCGCAAACAGTTGGATGAGCGGCCGCGTCTGGATTTCGCCTTGCAGCGCGAGGAATTCCTGCGCGCCTTTCCCGTTTTCGACAACATGCCCGCCGATGCCCATAAACGTCTGGCCCGCGCGCTGACCACCTATTATGTCGAACCGGGTAAGGTTTTGATCCGCAAGGGGGAAGTGCCGCGCTCGGTGTATTTCATCGCCTCTGGCGCGGTCGAGATGGAACGCCGCGGGCAGAAATTGCGGCTGGGCCGGGGCGAGTTTTTTGGCCATCTGGGAATGCTGACCGGCCAACCGCGCCGCGCCATGGTCAGCGCGATCACGCATTGCACCTTGTTTGCGCTGGATGAAGCGCGCTTTCGGCGCCTATTGGCCCGCAACACCGCGCTGCAACAGGCGGTCGAGGCAAGCGCCCGCGCCCGCGGGGCCAATGTTGAAAAGGTCATGTCGCAGGCCCTGCCCCGGTGA
- a CDS encoding N-formylglutamate amidohydrolase, with product MHAFHFIPAEPATTAVLFASPHSARDYPAEFLQASQLDELALRSSEDAYVDMFLRAAPAAGAHVLLGGVPRAYVDYNRAASELDPALISGVTVRAMNARISSGLGVIPRVVAAGRAIYSGKISRMQAQDRLRSYWQPYHDKLAELMADHVHDMGRAILLDMHSMPRDAVMLRNTTRPDVVLGDRFGASSDGQIVDAVAAIFTAAGLRVARNAPFAGAYVAQRYGLPSVGQHVVQVEIDRGLYLDEARVAPNPGFTAFQALMDDIVAALAQIGRNDRKSVALAAE from the coding sequence ATGCACGCTTTTCATTTCATACCGGCGGAACCGGCGACGACTGCGGTTTTGTTCGCTTCGCCGCATTCCGCGCGTGACTATCCTGCCGAGTTTCTGCAAGCGTCGCAACTGGATGAACTGGCCTTGCGGTCGTCCGAAGATGCCTATGTCGACATGTTTCTGCGTGCTGCCCCTGCTGCCGGGGCGCATGTGCTGCTGGGCGGTGTGCCCCGCGCCTATGTCGATTACAACCGCGCCGCAAGCGAGCTTGACCCGGCGCTGATTTCCGGTGTGACCGTGCGGGCCATGAATGCGCGGATCAGTTCCGGGCTGGGGGTTATTCCGCGCGTCGTGGCCGCGGGGCGGGCCATCTATTCGGGGAAAATCAGCCGTATGCAGGCGCAGGACCGTTTGCGCAGCTATTGGCAACCCTACCATGACAAGCTGGCAGAGTTGATGGCCGACCATGTCCACGACATGGGCCGCGCGATCCTGCTCGATATGCATTCCATGCCGCGCGACGCGGTGATGCTGCGCAACACCACCCGGCCCGATGTGGTACTGGGCGATCGCTTTGGCGCGTCCAGCGATGGCCAGATCGTAGATGCCGTTGCCGCCATCTTTACCGCTGCCGGGTTGCGCGTGGCGCGCAATGCACCCTTTGCCGGGGCCTATGTCGCTCAGCGTTACGGGTTGCCGTCGGTCGGGCAACATGTGGTGCAGGTGGAAATTGACCGCGGCTTGTATCTGGACGAGGCGCGCGTGGCCCCAAATCCCGGTTTTACCGCGTTTCAGGCGCTGATGGATGATATCGTGGCCGCCTTGGCCCAGATCGGGCGCAACGACCGCAAATCTGTGGCGCTTGCGGCTGAATAA
- the ykgO gene encoding type B 50S ribosomal protein L36 produces the protein MKVKNSLRSLKQRHRDCQIVRRKGRVYVINKTQKKFKARQG, from the coding sequence ATGAAGGTCAAGAATTCGCTCCGGTCGCTCAAGCAGCGCCACCGTGATTGTCAAATCGTGCGCCGCAAAGGCCGCGTGTATGTCATCAACAAGACCCAGAAGAAATTCAAGGCACGTCAGGGCTGA
- a CDS encoding dimethylsulfonioproprionate lyase family protein: MSEPLPDPAPVPLLRLSDRPDWRYLLRDFYELYRHLPAGGSAKIRAHQRGVRERIAKVIKANPPIADLPPMEKPVTKHFRRALDQGREAQHAAFIRTIDAVHERLQWQYGYEKVPRGLEQKYAYAELVGPTGPVVTNEVILGLVLFAPGCTYPAHAHDGITESYLCLSGAVSENDQGVYAPGSLIFNQPGQLHRITVADHEPSLLAYAWMGATEKLANQKMVFSRAPKTPR, from the coding sequence ATGTCAGAGCCTTTGCCAGATCCCGCCCCGGTGCCCTTGTTGCGCCTGTCCGACCGCCCGGACTGGCGGTATCTGCTGCGCGATTTCTACGAATTGTATCGGCACCTGCCCGCCGGTGGCAGCGCCAAGATTCGCGCGCATCAGCGCGGGGTGCGTGAGCGGATCGCAAAGGTCATCAAGGCCAACCCGCCGATCGCCGATCTGCCGCCGATGGAAAAACCCGTCACCAAACATTTCCGCCGCGCGCTTGACCAAGGGCGCGAAGCCCAGCACGCCGCCTTCATCCGCACGATTGACGCGGTGCACGAGCGACTGCAATGGCAATATGGCTACGAAAAAGTGCCGCGCGGGCTGGAACAGAAATACGCCTATGCCGAACTGGTCGGCCCCACCGGCCCGGTTGTCACGAACGAGGTGATCCTAGGCCTGGTGCTGTTCGCGCCCGGCTGCACCTATCCGGCCCATGCGCATGATGGGATTACCGAAAGCTACCTGTGCCTGTCTGGCGCGGTATCGGAAAACGACCAAGGGGTGTATGCGCCCGGCTCGCTGATCTTCAACCAGCCGGGGCAGTTGCATCGCATTACTGTGGCCGACCACGAGCCGTCGCTGCTGGCCTATGCGTGGATGGGCGCGACCGAAAAGCTGGCGAACCAGAAAATGGTGTTCAGCCGCGCGCCGAAAACCCCGCGCTAA